GCGATGGAAGCGCTCGGCGCCATGGTCAAGGAGATGCTGGCCGCGGGGTGACCGGCGTCGTCTGTCCGGTGATGACGGAGTGAGAGATGGTCGACGCGGCAGACTTCGTTCCCCTTCGGACGTTCGGGCCGAAGCAGGTCGAAGAAATCCATTCCTTGTACTTGAACGAGTGGTGGGCAAACCGTCGAACGCTCGACGAGACACGCCGGGTCGTCGCCAACTCGACGATGAACTTCGGAATCGTCCGGCGATCGACGGGAGAGCTGGTGAGCTACGCGCGTGTCCTGAGCGACCTGACCTTCAAGGCCGTCATCTTCGACGTCATCGTTCGGCCGGACCACCGCGGATATCGATTGGGCGCGAAGATCATGGACGACATCATCTCGGAGCCCCGGCTCGCCGCTGTGAGTCAATTCGAGCTGTACTGCCTGCCCGACATGGAGCCGTTCTACGCCCGGTGGGGTTTTTCGTCGGACGTGGGCTCGGTTCGCTTGATGCGGCGCGTGACGACGTAGCCGGACAGCATTTTAAGTCGGCGTCGTGCGCACGGCTTGGACGGTGGCGGGTAGCGCGCCGGTGGTGGCCTCGATCCACACCTCCGGCTTGTCGAAGGCGACCGGACCATAGGGGCTGCAGAAGGCGACCTCGGCGGCATCGCGGCCGAGGCCGATGCGCACAAGGCCGGCGGGATCGGCCATGCGCGTCGCATCGAAGATGTACCAGGAGCCGCCCTGCGGCCCGCGGAGGTACACCTCGAAGACGGCGTGAAAATCCTGCGGCTCGAGCTGCGAGGCATACGCGCTGACGTAGCGCGCCGGCATGCCCAGCGTGCGGCACAGCGCGATGGCGAGATGCGAGAAGTCGCGGCAGACGCCGGCGCGCGTCGTCACCGTGTCGAACGCCGAGGTCAGGGCATCGGAGACGCCGCCCTCGTACTCGACGTAGTCGTGGATCCAGTTGCAGATGCCGTTGACGCGGTTGTAGCCGGGATCGAACGAGCCGAACGTCGACCGGGCGAACCGCTCCAGCTTGTCGGACTGGCAGTAGCGGCTCGGATAGAGGTGCGTGAAGGTCGCGAGCGGCAGCTCGGCCGGCGTCAACTCGCCGACGGTCGCGGGATCCTCGAGCGTCGGGGCGAGGTCCACCGTCGCGGTATAGTCGATCGTGAGCTGGCCCGGCGGCGCGATGACGCGGAAGTAGCGATTGCCGCTTTCCGGCATCGACCATCGCTCGATGTCGAGCGGCGGCTCGATCGAGAGGTGCTCGCGCACGACGCTCTGCACGTCGGTCGTCTGCGCCTCGATGTTGAAGACGAACGGCGTTTCCTGGTCGACCGAGTAGCCGAGCCTGCTTCCGAGCTTGAACTGCATGGATGTCGCCGCTTTGAGGGTGGAGGGCCCCGGCCAAGCAGAAGTCGGGCCGCCGTTGTGCGGTCCCCACAGCGTCGCAGACGATGGCGAAATGCGCGCGACGGACTAAGTTCGTGGCCCGAACCCTTCCGCTCGAGCCCAAGATCGCATGCCCGCTCTCAGCCTCGCCTTCATCGCCGCGACGGTCGCCTGGACGATCCTGTCGATCTGGCTGTCGCTGCGCCAGACCGCCCATGTCGCCCGTCATCGCGACGCGGTGCCCGCCGATTTCGCCGACGCCCTGACGCTCGAGGAGCACCAGAAGGCGGCGGAC
This Beijerinckiaceae bacterium RH AL1 DNA region includes the following protein-coding sequences:
- a CDS encoding hypothetical protein (ID:RHAL1_01810;~conserved protein of unknown function;~source:Prodigal:2.6), with the translated sequence MVDAADFVPLRTFGPKQVEEIHSLYLNEWWANRRTLDETRRVVANSTMNFGIVRRSTGELVSYARVLSDLTFKAVIFDVIVRPDHRGYRLGAKIMDDIISEPRLAAVSQFELYCLPDMEPFYARWGFSSDVGSVRLMRRVTT
- a CDS encoding hypothetical protein (ID:RHAL1_01811;~conserved protein of unknown function;~source:Prodigal:2.6) — its product is MQFKLGSRLGYSVDQETPFVFNIEAQTTDVQSVVREHLSIEPPLDIERWSMPESGNRYFRVIAPPGQLTIDYTATVDLAPTLEDPATVGELTPAELPLATFTHLYPSRYCQSDKLERFARSTFGSFDPGYNRVNGICNWIHDYVEYEGGVSDALTSAFDTVTTRAGVCRDFSHLAIALCRTLGMPARYVSAYASQLEPQDFHAVFEVYLRGPQGGSWYIFDATRMADPAGLVRIGLGRDAAEVAFCSPYGPVAFDKPEVWIEATTGALPATVQAVRTTPT